Proteins from a single region of Pseudanabaena sp. PCC 6802:
- a CDS encoding cupin domain-containing protein — MLDPESSELIALAAIEALDDRSMQLADDYAATSVELERELAEMREAVGCIPYGNPTLPISSNLKERLFQRIAAEEDRATPQPTQPASIAITAAERVWQPHPVPGLTMSVLHMDRATRQITSLIRCEPGAYYPEHSHAGTEEIFMLEGDFVCEGKTYSSGDYIVSASGSKHPPISTRDGCLFLVRASLDDRMGN; from the coding sequence ATGTTAGATCCAGAAAGCTCTGAACTTATCGCACTGGCGGCGATCGAAGCGCTTGACGATCGCTCAATGCAGTTGGCAGATGACTATGCAGCCACGTCAGTTGAATTGGAAAGGGAACTGGCAGAAATGCGCGAAGCAGTTGGCTGTATTCCCTATGGCAATCCCACCTTACCTATATCAAGCAATCTCAAGGAGCGCTTGTTCCAACGGATCGCCGCAGAGGAAGATCGAGCTACACCTCAACCGACTCAGCCAGCCAGCATCGCCATCACTGCTGCCGAACGAGTATGGCAGCCACATCCCGTTCCAGGTCTGACCATGTCCGTACTTCACATGGATCGGGCGACGCGACAAATTACTTCGCTGATCCGCTGCGAGCCTGGAGCCTACTATCCAGAGCACAGTCATGCGGGTACGGAGGAAATTTTTATGCTAGAGGGAGATTTTGTGTGCGAGGGCAAAACCTATAGCAGTGGGGACTATATCGTTTCAGCCAGTGGCTCCAAACATCCACCCATATCGACCCGCGATGGATGCCTTTTCCTCGTGCGTGCCTCCCTTGACGATCGCATGGGTAATTGA
- a CDS encoding lipoxygenase family protein translates to MNAYNLDLDPTYIKYKTILTENRNEYEFDLSDRDLAPIPMLKGNLPRSENFSIDYLGRVAAPMAKLAANTLAVKLKSAWDPLDELQDYEDFFQVLEKPKVISTYQSDKAFAEQRLSGPNPLVLKRVDDLAQYFQSSDIAEIETKLGDSIDLTDNLYVADYTELLPIPSGTFDRGRTYLPRPIALFSWRSEASSDRGQLVPVAIKLDVPLKDKTILTPEDESLDWLYAKTCVQIADGNYHELMSHLCRTHFVMEPFAIATGQHLPETHHLGALLRQHFKFMLALSKFARKTLIASGGSIDRILAGELSGSLEIIRQAFRTWRFDSFSFPQAIAARGMDDAQKLPHYPYRDDGKLVWDAIWQFVSAYLGLHYHTADSISSDRALQDWAQKLHLVFSIAGGDGKGMPAQIDTLEQLVEVVTTIVFTCGPQHAAVNFPQYEYMTFAPNMPLSSYREFAGAAEFTQKDFMRFLPPSQQAAGQLSTTFLLSSFRYDRLGHYDPSFFEAFADGMQDKVKTVVTAFQQQLDVVEAEIDRRNQNRTVPYPYLKPSLIPNSISI, encoded by the coding sequence ATGAACGCGTATAACTTAGATCTGGATCCGACCTATATCAAATACAAAACTATTCTCACTGAAAACCGCAACGAATATGAATTCGATCTTAGCGATCGCGACCTCGCACCCATACCGATGCTGAAGGGAAACCTGCCGCGCTCGGAAAACTTTTCCATCGATTACCTGGGTAGGGTAGCGGCTCCAATGGCTAAGCTGGCAGCAAATACCCTGGCGGTCAAACTAAAATCTGCTTGGGATCCGCTTGACGAACTGCAAGACTATGAAGATTTCTTTCAGGTTCTGGAGAAACCCAAAGTCATCTCTACCTACCAAAGCGATAAAGCCTTTGCCGAACAAAGACTGTCCGGCCCTAATCCCCTGGTACTCAAGCGAGTTGATGACTTAGCTCAATATTTTCAGAGCAGCGATATTGCCGAAATAGAAACCAAACTAGGCGACTCCATAGATTTGACAGATAACCTGTACGTTGCCGACTACACCGAACTGCTGCCCATTCCCAGCGGCACCTTCGATCGCGGGCGTACCTATTTACCCAGACCGATCGCTTTGTTTAGCTGGCGCAGTGAGGCATCTAGCGATCGCGGTCAGCTCGTGCCCGTAGCAATTAAACTCGACGTGCCGCTCAAAGATAAAACCATCCTTACGCCCGAGGATGAATCGCTGGACTGGCTCTATGCCAAAACCTGCGTGCAGATTGCCGATGGCAACTATCACGAACTAATGAGCCACCTCTGCCGCACGCATTTTGTGATGGAACCCTTTGCGATCGCCACCGGACAGCATTTGCCCGAAACCCATCATCTCGGAGCGCTCTTGAGGCAGCATTTTAAATTTATGCTGGCGTTAAGTAAGTTTGCCCGCAAAACCCTGATTGCCAGCGGTGGTTCGATCGATCGCATCTTGGCAGGAGAACTATCCGGTTCCCTAGAGATCATCAGGCAAGCCTTTAGAACCTGGCGGTTCGATAGTTTTTCTTTCCCGCAAGCGATCGCGGCACGCGGTATGGACGATGCCCAAAAGCTGCCTCACTACCCCTATCGCGATGATGGCAAGCTGGTTTGGGATGCAATTTGGCAATTTGTTTCAGCTTATTTGGGGCTTCACTACCACACTGCCGATAGTATTAGCAGCGATCGGGCGTTGCAAGACTGGGCGCAAAAACTCCATCTCGTGTTTAGCATAGCTGGCGGTGATGGCAAAGGGATGCCTGCACAAATAGATACGCTGGAGCAATTAGTGGAAGTTGTGACTACGATTGTCTTCACCTGCGGGCCGCAACACGCGGCGGTCAATTTCCCTCAATACGAGTACATGACCTTTGCACCTAATATGCCGCTATCCTCTTATCGCGAGTTTGCCGGAGCAGCGGAGTTTACTCAAAAGGATTTCATGCGATTCCTACCGCCATCCCAACAAGCCGCCGGACAGCTCTCGACTACTTTTCTACTGTCTTCATTCCGCTACGATCGGTTGGGGCATTACGATCCATCTTTCTTCGAGGCCTTTGCCGATGGTATGCAGGACAAAGTCAAAACTGTAGTAACGGCTTTTCAGCAGCAATTGGATGTGGTAGAGGCTGAAATCGATCGCCGCAACCAAAACCGGACAGTTCCCTATCCCTATCTCAAACCATCGCTTATTCCTAACAGCATTAGCATCTAA
- a CDS encoding NB-ARC domain-containing protein: MDTDEAAKIADAAVFATARRHLKDIELLIVRGSVRGQKYEEIAESNSYTPEYLKSDVGPKLWSLLSEALGEKVTKKNFQAALERHRQLLDGEATATAVTEAIAVIPRSKLPFAGGRKSSNEGSLQQLQDWGEAPDISVFYGQAEALTTLTQWLVQDRCRLVALCGLGGAGKTSLTVKVAQRLQTEFDRIIWRSLRDAPLPQDILLSWLSFLSDGQEMSLPVTLDAAISRLMVYLRDYRCLLILDNMESVLSSGGSAGEYKEGYEGYGQLLRRLAETSHQSCAILTSREKPKEVGWFEGNLSLVRSLRVVGLTQAEGQELLQAKGIVGDRSDCETLIELYRGNPLALKIVSTTIQDLFDGQISAFLDVGTTAIADVWRLLDEQFNRLSDLEKQIMYWFAINRDWISLLELKSDLLGGVSERNLLDALDSLQRRSLIECRSSRFTQQSVVMEYITATLIDCVCQEILTGTINLLNSHALLKARAKDYIRETQLRAIVQPIAERLTISLSTKTNVDNKLMQIVSDLQARESTAIGYAAGNILNLLVQMQIDLRDRDFSTLVIWQADLRDVDLLGVNFAHCDLAQTAFNETFGGIISLAFHPQGHLFATGTVTGEVHLWSATEGKQIVTFRAHVGWVLSVAFSPDGKLLATCSDDRTVKIWDVSARECIKTFREHSDWVWSVAFSPDGETIASASADRTIRLWHLRRDRAVSTWRGHAGLVRSLAFSPDGQTLASGSDDRTVKIWDVSTGKCIRTFEGHLSWVWAVKFSPDGQFIASSSVDSTIRIWDTSTGELRWKLRGHTGLVKSIAFSCDGCILASGGDDNMVRLWDLETGTCLTTLPGHGGWVWAVAFSPVNYLLVSCSDNYIIKICDVQAAKPLRTLKGHTSEIRSLALSPNGQVIATGSSDHTARLWQIDADRAYRVLHGNRHWVAAVAFSPNGQTLATGSDLLKLWHVSGCQYIKSLYGHTSLINAIAYTPTGDMLVTGSCDNTAKLWHVESGECLRTFQAHTNWVWAIALSPDGSKLATASGDTTARLWDLATGACLKVLRGHRGQLWAVAFSPDGKLLATGSDDRTIKLWDADTGECLADLEAHTGGVKSLAFSPDGEILASGSDDRTIQMWQVKTQTNLKVLGVHEGRVWAIAFTQDSQTLISGSQDTTIKFWHIHTGACRKTLRVSDPYEGMNITGVTGLTEGQRSVLLSLGAIEIVEIE, encoded by the coding sequence ATGGACACCGATGAAGCAGCAAAAATCGCTGATGCCGCTGTGTTTGCTACGGCTAGAAGGCACTTGAAAGATATCGAGTTGCTGATCGTGCGCGGGTCGGTACGCGGGCAAAAATATGAAGAAATAGCCGAGTCCAATAGTTATACGCCGGAATACCTCAAGTCTGACGTGGGGCCGAAGCTGTGGAGCCTGCTGTCAGAAGCATTGGGAGAAAAGGTCACTAAGAAAAATTTTCAAGCGGCACTGGAGCGGCATCGTCAACTGCTTGATGGTGAAGCAACTGCCACAGCAGTTACTGAAGCGATCGCTGTCATCCCTCGCTCTAAGCTACCTTTTGCTGGGGGCAGGAAATCCTCTAATGAAGGATCTCTGCAACAACTACAAGATTGGGGCGAAGCGCCCGATATCTCTGTATTCTACGGACAGGCGGAGGCGCTAACCACCTTGACACAGTGGTTGGTGCAGGATCGCTGTCGGTTAGTAGCTCTGTGCGGTCTGGGGGGAGCTGGTAAGACTTCACTAACCGTAAAAGTGGCACAAAGGTTACAAACTGAATTCGATCGCATTATCTGGCGATCGCTGCGAGATGCGCCCCTGCCTCAAGATATTTTGCTGAGTTGGTTATCGTTTCTGTCCGACGGACAAGAAATGAGCTTGCCTGTAACCCTCGATGCTGCGATCTCGCGCTTAATGGTTTATTTGCGCGATTATCGCTGTCTGCTGATCCTCGATAACATGGAGTCAGTTTTGTCCAGTGGAGGCAGTGCCGGGGAGTACAAGGAAGGCTATGAAGGTTACGGTCAGTTATTGCGCAGACTAGCTGAGACATCTCATCAAAGCTGCGCGATCTTGACGAGCCGAGAAAAGCCGAAGGAAGTGGGATGGTTTGAGGGGAACCTATCACTGGTGCGCTCGTTGCGCGTGGTTGGTCTGACGCAAGCAGAAGGGCAAGAACTGTTACAAGCTAAGGGAATTGTGGGCGATCGCTCCGACTGCGAGACTTTGATCGAGCTATATCGCGGCAACCCGCTGGCACTCAAAATTGTCTCTACGACGATTCAAGATTTATTTGACGGACAAATATCTGCATTTCTAGATGTCGGTACGACTGCGATCGCAGATGTCTGGCGGCTTTTAGACGAGCAATTCAATCGCCTGTCGGATCTTGAAAAGCAGATTATGTACTGGTTTGCCATTAATCGCGATTGGATCTCCTTATTAGAACTTAAATCCGATTTACTAGGAGGAGTGTCAGAGAGGAACCTCTTAGATGCGCTAGATTCTTTGCAACGGCGATCGCTAATCGAGTGTAGATCGAGCCGCTTTACCCAGCAATCCGTGGTGATGGAATATATCACTGCAACCCTGATCGATTGCGTCTGCCAAGAGATTCTCACTGGAACGATTAATTTGCTCAACAGCCATGCCCTCCTTAAAGCCAGAGCCAAAGACTACATTCGAGAAACTCAACTGCGAGCGATCGTCCAACCCATTGCCGAACGACTGACGATTTCCCTGAGCACGAAAACAAATGTCGATAACAAGCTCATGCAGATCGTGTCCGATCTACAGGCACGGGAATCGACTGCGATCGGTTACGCTGCTGGTAATATTCTGAATCTGCTGGTGCAAATGCAAATCGATTTGCGCGATCGCGATTTTTCCACCTTAGTAATTTGGCAAGCGGATCTGCGCGATGTGGATTTATTAGGTGTTAACTTTGCCCACTGCGACTTAGCTCAAACTGCTTTTAACGAGACTTTTGGCGGCATTATCTCGCTCGCTTTTCACCCGCAAGGGCACCTGTTTGCGACAGGCACTGTTACGGGTGAAGTACATTTGTGGAGCGCGACCGAGGGCAAGCAAATAGTTACGTTTAGGGCGCACGTCGGTTGGGTGCTATCAGTTGCCTTTAGTCCCGATGGCAAACTGCTAGCCACCTGTAGCGACGATCGCACCGTCAAAATCTGGGATGTCAGTGCTAGAGAATGCATTAAAACGTTCCGCGAGCATAGTGATTGGGTATGGTCGGTTGCCTTTAGTCCTGATGGCGAGACGATCGCCAGCGCCAGCGCGGATCGTACGATTCGCCTGTGGCACCTGCGGCGAGATCGCGCCGTTAGCACCTGGCGCGGTCATGCGGGACTAGTGCGATCGCTTGCCTTTAGTCCCGACGGACAAACCCTAGCCAGTGGCAGCGACGATCGCACGGTCAAAATCTGGGATGTCAGCACGGGAAAATGTATTAGAACATTTGAAGGGCATCTGAGTTGGGTTTGGGCGGTTAAGTTCAGCCCGGATGGACAGTTCATTGCCAGTAGCAGCGTCGATAGCACGATTAGGATTTGGGATACCAGCACGGGCGAACTCCGGTGGAAACTGCGCGGACATACTGGCTTAGTTAAATCCATTGCCTTTAGCTGCGATGGCTGCATTTTAGCCAGTGGTGGCGACGATAATATGGTCAGGCTATGGGATCTGGAGACTGGTACTTGCCTGACAACCCTTCCGGGGCATGGTGGTTGGGTATGGGCAGTTGCCTTCAGCCCGGTTAACTATTTACTGGTGAGTTGCAGCGACAACTACATCATTAAAATTTGCGACGTGCAAGCTGCTAAGCCCCTCAGAACCCTTAAAGGACATACATCAGAAATTAGATCCCTAGCACTCAGCCCCAACGGTCAAGTTATTGCCACGGGCAGTAGCGACCACACTGCCAGACTCTGGCAAATCGATGCGGATCGAGCCTATCGGGTTTTGCATGGCAATCGGCACTGGGTAGCAGCAGTGGCCTTTAGTCCCAACGGTCAGACCCTCGCTACTGGTAGCGACCTGCTCAAGCTATGGCACGTATCTGGCTGTCAGTATATTAAATCTCTGTACGGTCATACGAGCTTGATCAACGCGATCGCCTATACTCCCACGGGTGACATGCTGGTTACAGGTAGTTGCGATAACACGGCAAAACTTTGGCACGTGGAAAGCGGCGAGTGCCTGAGAACGTTTCAGGCGCATACAAACTGGGTCTGGGCGATCGCGCTCAGTCCCGACGGTAGCAAACTGGCGACCGCCAGCGGCGACACCACCGCCAGACTCTGGGATCTGGCGACTGGCGCATGTTTGAAAGTCCTGCGCGGCCATCGCGGGCAACTGTGGGCGGTAGCTTTTAGTCCCGATGGCAAACTGCTGGCAACGGGCAGCGACGATCGTACTATTAAGCTGTGGGATGCCGATACGGGGGAATGCTTGGCCGATCTAGAGGCACACACTGGCGGTGTTAAGTCCCTGGCCTTTAGCCCCGATGGTGAAATTCTTGCCAGTGGTAGCGACGATCGCACGATCCAGATGTGGCAGGTAAAAACGCAAACCAACCTCAAAGTCCTGGGCGTGCATGAGGGGCGGGTCTGGGCGATCGCTTTTACACAGGACAGTCAAACTTTAATTAGCGGCAGTCAGGATACGACCATCAAGTTTTGGCATATACATACGGGTGCCTGCCGGAAGACTCTAAGAGTCAGCGATCCCTATGAAGGCATGAATATCACTGGCGTAACGGGACTGACGGAAGGGCAGCGATCGGTACTCTTATCCCTAGGTGCAATAGAAATAGTAGAGATTGAGTAG
- a CDS encoding DUF4336 domain-containing protein — MTEPQAPHSTDLLNRHRDRAWAFWPVVPMYPYGQRRTLRVEVVKDTIWTFEQVQGILYVVVPIRMTVVKLEAGGLLVHAPVAPTSECLRLLDELVQIHGNVQYIILPTISGLEHKVFVGPFARCFPQAQVFVAPYQWSYPIDLPLSWLGFPPGRTQILPENSSDAPFGNEFDYTMLGPVRLGLGAFGEVAFLHKRSQTLLVTDAVVSISDRPPAIVQLDPYPLLFHARDSACDRIEDSEENRLKGWLRTVLFALYFRPSVLETLGFGEVLRVVFKSPERSPQAYFGLFPFKWKENWQSSFELLRNKGNPFVAPILQVLILNRAPKRTIIWADRLATWNFKQVIACHFDAPVTVNPHQFRQAFNFLEKDSPSSDRMTGSESDLTFLKEIEAGLNKRGITLPAK; from the coding sequence GTGACTGAACCTCAAGCACCGCATTCCACTGACTTACTGAATCGCCACCGCGATCGCGCGTGGGCATTTTGGCCTGTAGTGCCTATGTATCCCTACGGTCAAAGGCGAACGCTGCGCGTAGAAGTAGTAAAGGATACGATCTGGACGTTCGAGCAGGTACAGGGCATTCTCTACGTGGTCGTTCCCATTCGCATGACGGTTGTGAAGTTAGAAGCAGGCGGCTTACTCGTACATGCACCCGTCGCACCTACGTCCGAATGCCTGCGGTTGCTTGACGAGCTGGTGCAGATACATGGCAACGTGCAATACATTATTCTACCCACGATATCGGGGCTAGAGCATAAGGTGTTTGTCGGCCCGTTTGCCCGTTGCTTTCCTCAAGCGCAGGTATTTGTTGCGCCTTATCAATGGAGCTATCCGATCGATTTGCCCCTGAGTTGGTTGGGATTTCCACCAGGACGTACGCAGATATTGCCAGAAAATAGCAGCGATGCCCCCTTTGGTAATGAATTTGACTACACCATGCTGGGGCCAGTTCGTCTCGGTTTAGGTGCATTTGGAGAAGTGGCGTTCCTGCATAAGCGATCGCAGACCTTACTAGTCACCGATGCGGTAGTTTCCATATCCGATCGCCCGCCCGCGATCGTACAGTTAGACCCCTATCCTCTACTCTTTCATGCCAGGGATAGCGCTTGCGATCGCATAGAAGATAGCGAGGAAAATCGGCTTAAGGGTTGGCTGCGCACGGTTTTATTCGCACTCTATTTTCGTCCTAGCGTACTGGAGACATTGGGCTTTGGTGAGGTGTTGCGGGTGGTGTTCAAATCGCCGGAGCGATCGCCGCAAGCCTATTTCGGTTTATTCCCCTTTAAATGGAAAGAGAATTGGCAGTCTTCGTTTGAGTTACTGCGCAATAAGGGCAATCCATTTGTGGCACCAATTTTACAAGTACTCATTCTCAATCGCGCTCCCAAAAGAACGATTATTTGGGCCGATCGGCTAGCTACCTGGAATTTCAAGCAAGTTATTGCCTGTCACTTTGATGCCCCCGTTACCGTAAATCCACATCAGTTTCGTCAAGCTTTTAACTTTCTTGAGAAGGATTCTCCCTCTTCGGATCGCATGACTGGATCTGAAAGTGACCTTACTTTTCTGAAGGAAATCGAAGCGGGTTTGAATAAAAGAGGTATTACCTTACCGGCTAAATAA
- the psbA gene encoding photosystem II q(b) protein gives MTIAAQRRESASLWDRVCNWITSTENRLYIGWFGVLMIPCLLAATTCFVIAFIAAPPVDIDGIREPVSGSLVYGNNMISGAVVPSSNAIGLHFYPIWEADSLDEWLYNGGPYQFVIFHFLIGIFCYMGREWELSYRLGMRPWIAVAYSAPVAAATAVFLIYPIGQGSFSDGMPLGISGTFNFMIVFQAEHNILMHPFHMLGVAGVFGGSLFSAMHGSLVTSSLIRETTENESANYGYKFGQEEETYNIVAAHGYFGRLIFQYASFSNSRSLHFFLALWPVAGIWFTSLGVSTMAFNLNGFNFNQSIADSQGHVVPSWADVINRANLGMEVMHERNAHNFPLDLAAIDVAPVALTAPAING, from the coding sequence ATGACAATCGCAGCCCAAAGACGCGAGAGCGCTTCGCTGTGGGATCGGGTCTGCAACTGGATTACCAGCACCGAGAACCGCCTCTATATCGGTTGGTTCGGCGTTCTGATGATTCCCTGCTTGCTGGCAGCTACCACATGCTTCGTCATCGCCTTCATCGCCGCTCCCCCCGTGGACATCGACGGCATCCGCGAGCCTGTTTCCGGCTCCTTAGTCTATGGCAACAACATGATCTCTGGTGCCGTAGTTCCTTCTTCCAACGCTATTGGCTTGCACTTTTACCCCATTTGGGAAGCAGACAGCTTAGACGAGTGGCTCTATAACGGTGGTCCTTACCAATTTGTGATCTTCCATTTCCTGATCGGCATTTTTTGCTACATGGGTCGGGAATGGGAGTTGAGCTACCGCTTAGGTATGCGTCCGTGGATTGCTGTGGCTTACAGCGCTCCCGTCGCCGCCGCCACCGCCGTATTCTTGATTTACCCCATCGGTCAAGGCTCCTTCTCTGATGGTATGCCTCTGGGTATCTCTGGTACGTTCAACTTCATGATCGTGTTCCAAGCCGAGCACAACATCTTGATGCACCCCTTCCACATGTTGGGCGTAGCGGGTGTGTTCGGTGGTAGCTTGTTCAGCGCCATGCACGGTTCTTTAGTTACCTCTAGCTTGATCCGCGAAACCACCGAGAACGAATCTGCCAACTACGGTTACAAGTTCGGTCAAGAGGAAGAAACCTACAACATAGTTGCCGCTCACGGTTACTTTGGACGATTGATTTTCCAATACGCAAGCTTCAGCAATAGCCGTAGCTTGCACTTCTTCTTGGCGCTATGGCCAGTGGCAGGTATCTGGTTCACCTCGTTGGGCGTAAGCACGATGGCGTTCAACCTGAATGGGTTTAACTTCAACCAGTCAATTGCAGACAGCCAGGGACATGTGGTGCCGAGCTGGGCAGATGTGATCAACCGCGCCAATCTGGGTATGGAAGTCATGCACGAGCGCAACGCTCACAACTTCCCGCTCGACCTGGCCGCGATTGATGTAGCTCCAGTGGCATTGACTGCTCCTGCAATTAACGGCTAA